The Mangrovibacterium diazotrophicum DNA window TAAAATCCTGCCGGGTTGGCCATCAACTCAAGTTTGTTACCGGTAGCGGCCTCTGTTGCTTTTCGGACTGCATAGCCCGCCGGAACGTAAAAGTCGGCTGTTGAATTGGCAGGGATGCAAACCTGGTATAGAACGGTTTTCCCTTTGTGCTCCCATGCTGAAGTAATTTTGCCGTAGGGTGACCGGTGCGAAACATCAACCCCATTGAGCGATGAAACGAAGGACGGTTTCAGAATCACATTCTTGAATCCCGGCTGATTCGGGTCGGGGAAAATACCGCCGAGTCCTTTGTAAAGCCACGCACCGATTTCGCCAAACATGATGTGGTTCATCGAAATGTCGTTCTGTGCATGGATGTCCCAATTCTCCAAAAGGGTTGTGGCACCGTTGACAATCCACCAGCCCCACGAAGGGAAGTTTTCTTGTGAGGCCATTTTGTAGGCCACGTCCGCATAACCGTTTTCACTCAGCGCATTTAAAATCGACTTTTGCCCGAGCAATCCCACGTCCAGGTGAAACTGGTCTTGTGCGACGCGTTTGGCCAAATTCGCAGCAACTTCGCTTTTCACGGTTTCGGGAACAAGCCCCCAATAAAGCGGAGCACTCATTTCGGTTTGGGTGCCATCGGCATACAAATTCGTTTCGGGGTGGAAGTATTTGTCGTTGAAAGCTTCTTTGATTTTTTGCGCCAAAGCGGCATAACGTTTCTCATCTTCCGGCTTGTTCAACAGTTTGGCTGCTTTTGCCAAAATACGGACATCCGCATAGTAGTAGCAGCTTGAAGTTAGCTGAACCGGCGATTTGGATTTTACCGGAACCCAGTCGCCCAGGCCCCAGGTGGTTAAACCCGACGGGCTGATTTCGGTAATATGGTCAACGTAGCGCTTGATGTTGTCGTAGGATGCGTCGAGCAGTGATGCGTCGCCGTAAAACAGGTAAATGTTCCAGGGAATGAGTGCAATGGTACTGGTCCAGTCGGGGCCGTTACCCCACTCATAGCCCCAGCCGTCGGTTGGGATGATGGAGGGTAGAACGCCGTTGGGCTGCTGCTCGTCTCGGTGGTCTGCCAGCCATTTTTCGTAAATGGTAATTCCGTCGAAGCTGTACAAACCGGTTTCGACGGCAATGTGTGCATCTCCTGTCCAGCCGTTCTTTTCGCGTTGCGGACAGTCGGTTGGATAACCAAACAGGTTGGATAAATACGAATTGTTGGTGGCAGTCCATATCTTATCAATCGTTGGATTGGTTGAAGTTAACGAACCAACCGGAGGCACATCGCTGTGCATAAAATAGCCAACCAAACTTTCTTTGGTCAGTTGAACTGGCTTGCTAGATGAGACTTCAACATACTGAAATCCTTTGTAATTGAAGTGCGGCGCAAAAGTCTCTTCACCCTTCCCGTTCAGAATGTAAATGTCTGTTTGAAAAGGGTCCGAGTCGTCGGTTGGGCGGTAATGTACGTCGATGTTGGACAGGTCGACATGGCCGTTTCCGTACAGGCGTTCGCCGTGTTTCAATCGTAAAACTGTTCCCTGGGGACCGTCAACGGTAATCTGGCTCACGCCGGCAATGTTTCGTCCCAAGTCGAAAACAACTGTGCTATCGTTCAGTCGCGTCATGCTTTTGGCTTCAATTTTCTGAACGTGACGAATCGGGTGTATCAGTTGAGAGACAATGTTTTTGGAGGGAGCCGAACGGTAAATGACGCCGTTCCACTTCGAGTCGTTGAATCCGGGCTGGCACCAACCGGCTTGTTCAAGTCTGGCATCGTAGTGCTCGGCGGTGTAAATGCTGTTGAAAATGACTGGGCTCAGGGAGCTTTTCCAATCTTTGCCGGAAGTAATTGTTTCGGTTGTGCCGTCATCATAGGTGATGCGCAAATCAAGGCAGAAGGTCGGGCGGTTTCGCCAGGGCGCTTTGTGGAAATCCCATACCGCCGTCGATTGGTGGTTGTACCAGCCATTGCCGAGTAAAATGCCGATGGCATTCTTCCCGTTTTGCAGTTGTTTGGTTACATCGAAGGTGACATACAGATTTCGGCGGTCGAAGCGGGTATATGCCGGGTCGAGGACATGGTCGCCAACTTTTTCACCATTCAGGTATAACTCGAATAAACCTGCAGCGGCAACATAGACCCTGGCCGATTTTATTTTTTTTCCGGCTTCAAACTCTTTGCGGAAATAGGGTGCCGCTTTTTCGTTCATGTCTTTGCCGTCGCTAATCCAGGCACCTTGCCAGTTGCTCATGCCCATCATTCCGGTTTCGAACGAGGCAACCGGTGAGCGAAGCTTTTCATCCTTTTCATTCCAAACCGAAACAGACCAGAAATATTTGGTGAACGGTTTTAGTGGTTCACCTTCGTAGCGCACCAACATGGCGTCGGATTGAACTTGGCC harbors:
- a CDS encoding alpha-L-rhamnosidase; translation: MRVPLILLLLICLSENLWAQTPAEVDNLRCEYLVNPLGVDSPNPRLSWMMNDASLGAKQLAYQLLVSTDSLEITKDKGTSWDSGQVQSDAMLVRYEGEPLKPFTKYFWSVSVWNEKDEKLRSPVASFETGMMGMSNWQGAWISDGKDMNEKAAPYFRKEFEAGKKIKSARVYVAAAGLFELYLNGEKVGDHVLDPAYTRFDRRNLYVTFDVTKQLQNGKNAIGILLGNGWYNHQSTAVWDFHKAPWRNRPTFCLDLRITYDDGTTETITSGKDWKSSLSPVIFNSIYTAEHYDARLEQAGWCQPGFNDSKWNGVIYRSAPSKNIVSQLIHPIRHVQKIEAKSMTRLNDSTVVFDLGRNIAGVSQITVDGPQGTVLRLKHGERLYGNGHVDLSNIDVHYRPTDDSDPFQTDIYILNGKGEETFAPHFNYKGFQYVEVSSSKPVQLTKESLVGYFMHSDVPPVGSLTSTNPTIDKIWTATNNSYLSNLFGYPTDCPQREKNGWTGDAHIAVETGLYSFDGITIYEKWLADHRDEQQPNGVLPSIIPTDGWGYEWGNGPDWTSTIALIPWNIYLFYGDASLLDASYDNIKRYVDHITEISPSGLTTWGLGDWVPVKSKSPVQLTSSCYYYADVRILAKAAKLLNKPEDEKRYAALAQKIKEAFNDKYFHPETNLYADGTQTEMSAPLYWGLVPETVKSEVAANLAKRVAQDQFHLDVGLLGQKSILNALSENGYADVAYKMASQENFPSWGWWIVNGATTLLENWDIHAQNDISMNHIMFGEIGAWLYKGLGGIFPDPNQPGFKNVILKPSFVSSLNGVDVSHRSPYGKITSAWEHKGKTVLYQVCIPANSTADFYVPAGYAVRKATEAATGNKLELMANPAGFYQLEAGSYQIELTQTR